The genomic interval ggggaagctaactGCGCTAagcgttttcaaagttagcaaaaatgctaagcGAAAGATTAGCTTTGctattagcattagctgctttCCCACTGCTGCTGAAGCCTCTTTGAGCTGCTGGTCAGGTCCCAGCTGACGTGTACAGAgacagaccagaaccagaacctgaaccgACAGGTCCAGAACAGATCCCTGCTGTATAGGACGATGTCATCATTAGGTTGATGTCGTCACGTGTCTGAAGGCCTTCAGTCTTCCTCTTTTCttgatgtcatgtttttttcttcttcgtgGAGTCCTGATGACCTCTTGACCTCTGTGTCCCATCTCCAGCTTGTCTCTGTGAGGTagaagctgattggctgatcttcttcttcttcttctgcagcgcTCAGATAAAGAGCACAGTGAAGAGGAAGCTGTACGAGGACAGCAGAGTCCCCATCGCCACCGAATCACCCAAGAAAACCGTGAAGAAGGCTGCGGTTGCCATGGCGCCAGCCCCCGTCCCTGCGGCCCCCGCCATGATCACCGTGCCGACTTCGCAGGTTGTCGTGGCGACGGGGATGCAGAACAGCCCGTCGTTAGTCCCGCCCATTAAAAAGCAGAAGACAGCAGGTGAGAGAGGAGCGAGGCTGAACGTTCTTCATCatccccctcctcttcctcatcaccctcctcttcctcctgcagacGTCACGCTCAGCGCTCTGAATGACTCGGACGTGAACAGCGACCTGGTGGACATCGAAGGTCTCGGCGACGGCTCGTCCAACaaaaagctgaactttgaccagGGTGGGTAGACATTGCTGTTTGGTTCTGACCCATttaaccagaaccaggagggtCTGTAGCTGCAGCCGGTCTAACAGTTCTCTCCTGTTCCCCCCCAGAGAGCCTGAACCTGGACTCCAGCCTCATCATGAACTCCAGTGACCTTCCTCTGCTGTCACGCTGACCTCTGTGctgaagctccgccccctcctCTCCCTACAggcctttattttgaaaggacaGTGGATTCAGTTTTACTGTAGAGGAGGCTGCAGGTTATTTAATccctgaccagaaccagactgacCCATTGGATTCTGGGTCTGATCATCTGATGTTAATAAACAGCTGTTGGTTCTGGGTCAAACATCTGTcgtcttcttctccttctcctaaCATGGAGGACCATCCAGAACATCTGGACATCTTCCAGATGTTTCACATTCTGGGggctttggttgttttatttggaaatatgtaaataataaaagctTCATTAATGcaggagaaaataattttatatgtaCTGTTGagaccagaagtttacatatacCCAACCTTTTTTTCTAACCAAACTCAAATCAAAGTTCAAATCTCTCACATATTCTCTCTCCAGCTCatgaaaaacaatctgaaaagttcTGTTGATTCTGACCCAAAACATAAGAAGTGTGGTTCTGGTTTAACTTCAGACAGGTATATGTAAACGTCTGGCCAGTGGTG from Xiphophorus maculatus strain JP 163 A chromosome 11, X_maculatus-5.0-male, whole genome shotgun sequence carries:
- the c11h17orf49 gene encoding chromatin complexes subunit BAP18 isoform X1; protein product: MTSASAKVGEIFSAAGAAFTKLGELTMQLHPVSDSSPAGAKWTETEIEMLRLAVRRFGDDLNNISTVIKERTVAQIKSTVKRKLYEDSRVPIATESPKKTVKKAAVAMAPAPVPAAPAMITVPTSQVVVATGMQNSPSLVPPIKKQKTADVTLSALNDSDVNSDLVDIEGLGDGSSNKKLNFDQESLNLDSSLIMNSSDLPLLSR
- the c11h17orf49 gene encoding chromatin complexes subunit BAP18 isoform X2 produces the protein MTSASAKVGEIFSAAGAAFTKLGELTMQLHPVSDSSPAGAQIKSTVKRKLYEDSRVPIATESPKKTVKKAAVAMAPAPVPAAPAMITVPTSQVVVATGMQNSPSLVPPIKKQKTADVTLSALNDSDVNSDLVDIEGLGDGSSNKKLNFDQESLNLDSSLIMNSSDLPLLSR